The region gtgtaGATAATAATCCCACATTGGTTGGTAATGTGaagacttgagcatttataagtgagagaacccacccacctgtcaccttaaggttttaggtgaatatgtgaTGTGTCTCTCACAAATGTATTTTCCTAAAAAAGGAAGTCCTACAATGTTCAACactccctagtgaaaaactcccccaacaagTGACTACACAACATTAACAACATTCAGTTTATATCAGATGAAATTATTCACTTTACCCCCATATATTAAATAGCTTACTTTACAAGAGTTGGGTCACCTTTTTAATCCTTCTAGTTTTTTAATTCTTCTACTACTCTTCCCTTTCCTGATAAAAAAACAAACAGGTGGATTCCACGGTGTACAAGATATAATCTTTTCACAGCAAACCAAGGAATCTtgaattttccttcaaaaacatcatgaaaaaacaaatgaaaaaagaatAGAATTACTCACCAAGAAATAAGAATCTTGATAGGAAACACATGTATCCCAAAAGAAAATGATAAATTGTTGGACAAAAAGACAATACGTCAATGGCGGTGTGAATTGTATTAATACAATGGTCTGCAGGGTGAAAGACAGCTGTAGCTCCAGCCAATCTCAACTAATTCTAGTCTTTAACAACAATTACAGATAGGAAATTGTGCATGCGTGGGTGTGTGGGTGtcgtgcatgtgtgtgtgtgattGACTCAACTTTCAAGTCCTAGCTATTGTTGAAGATTAAGAAAAGATCAAAGGAGGAGACAGCAAAGGGAGGCCCCATAGAGGGGCAAAATTTCATTGCTATATATACAATCAAATAAAAGAAAATAACCATCTTTCAACATGCTAATACATTTCACTCCAATTTTGGAACATGAACTTTACTCGATTAGTAATTTGAAAGGAACCAACCAAATCTATAAATTTGATGGGCTCTCTACATGTTTCTTCTCTTCATCTTTAATGAAATCACCCTGACTTAAGGAGGTGATACTCTCTACATCAACTGCTCTATCACCCTCAGATGGAAAGTGATCCTCTTGAATAGGGTTCACTCCGTGGTTATCATGGGTTCTTGTCGACAATCCATTATTAGCCATTctacaatgatgatgatgagtgtCAAATGACTCCATCCCATAATGAGAGTTATATACAGGTTGCAATGATTGCGTTCTCTCGGAAAATTCACGCAGTGATATTCGACAAACAGGACAAGTTGCGTTCTGCTGCAGCCATAAGTCTATGCAGGCCATATGGAAGGAGTGTCCACAATGGGGAAGGATACGCAGTGTATCTTCACCTTGGTACTCTGAGAGACAGACTGTGCATCTGCAAGTAAAACAGTACAACAAAATTGAATGTTCCGTACCAGGGAAGTAATCATCCGAATGAGAACTATATGTCACAAATTATTTGAGAATACTCCAATAGCTAATGTACAACCCACACTTGAGTTCCTGGAATCTTAAACTAAATAAAATACTATTTCATACTGGACAGGTATTGATAAGTAATCACTATTGTTAGTTAGCCAGTTGGTTAGGGGGTTAGATGTGAATTATATAAATAAGGGGGTTAGAGTAAAGCCGGCTTGTCATTTCAGAGAAGCAGGACCTTTAGGTATTGTGGGAGGTGCAGACCCTCAAAGGTCTGCAAAACTCATTGTAAATGGAATTTAAGAATTACACAATAAAATGGGACTTGGCATCTTTCCAAGCTATATTCTAAATTACCAGTATGATGATCAAGGTTGGAATAATTTTTCTTTTGATAATTTAGGAGAAAGGCGGGAAAAAAGGTACTTATAGGTTATAACAAGCAAAGATTTCCCCGACCTCCCATGAGGTTTGCATAAGTTGTTATATCACCCTCCTGCCTGTTTCATAATGCATGACAGGTTATACGAAGGGAGTATGCATATTTAGAAAGAAAATGAAATAGATTTAGACTATGAAGGGATTGAAAATTCATTGAAGAAGAGTTTAGGGTAACTAACTCTGGTAAAATGGCCAAAACAACCAATACACACAGATTCATGGAAGCAAACAGGCGCACAAGGAGAACAAAGGAACTACACTCTGATGTAAGGTTcgtcacaaaaaatcaacaaaacacACAATTATAGGACAACCAAACCAAACCATGACACCAAGAAAAAGTAGTTCCAAGCAAAAGGGGCATATATCAGGGGTGCATTCGGAATAGCTTACCTGGACTTATCTTATAACATAAGCACTTGTGTAACTGTAAAATATTTGAATGAGCCTATAAAAACACCTTAAGGTATGTCCATAAGCTGTTTCCAAATAATTTCAATAAGTTCTCTAGAAAATGGACCTCTATGGATAAACAGCTTATTTGCAGTTTATAGCACAAGTGCTTATCAAATTAAGCGCTTATGAATAAGCTCACAACA is a window of Lathyrus oleraceus cultivar Zhongwan6 chromosome 6, CAAS_Psat_ZW6_1.0, whole genome shotgun sequence DNA encoding:
- the LOC127091351 gene encoding RING-H2 finger protein ATL74 — its product is MISTGINLVMTVIGFAVSTMFIVFVCTRLICARIHLNASRRSFLIASRSNLSLMERGCQGLESIDVAKFPVKKYSDKFFAAGENSQCTVCLSEYQGEDTLRILPHCGHSFHMACIDLWLQQNATCPVCRISLREFSERTQSLQPVYNSHYGMESFDTHHHHCRMANNGLSTRTHDNHGVNPIQEDHFPSEGDRAVDVESITSLSQGDFIKDEEKKHVESPSNL